The genomic region CCCCAACGCGTGCGCATCAATACGATCAGGGCCACGCTCAGTACGGCCATGCCAGACCATACGAGCGCGATAATTACGCGTGGACTGACCAGCACGTCGATGAAGCTTTGCCACAGAGCCGCCATGAGATCACTTCCGTTTCTCGTCGGCTTTGACCGAGATGGCCAGTTCGGCAATACCGGCCTGCTTGCACGCGTTCAACACTTCGGCGATGCGTTGAAACTGTCCGGAACCATCGCCGCGTACCAGCACGCCCGTATCGGCATACTGGCTATGTGCGTGAGTGAGTTGCGAGGTGAGTTCCGCCAGAGAGACGGCTTTGCCATCGATCGTGATATCACCGTCGCGATAAACGTTCACGACGCACCGTTCTGGCGCGCTGGCGAGTGCTCCGTGGTCGCTGACCTTGGGCACTTCCAGGGCGATCTTGCGCTCGATCTCGGCGAACCGCGTGCCCACCATGAAAAAGATGATCAACAGGAACACGACGTCGATCATCGACGTCAGGTTCAGATTGGGCATTTCCTCGACTTGCGTTTTCAACGGCATATCGGTCGGCGTCCTTGTGGCGGACTGCCACGAGTAACTTTCGCGCGGGCGGTGTATGGGCAGCCCTTAGGCAGCTTCGCGACGCAGTCGCGGGGCGCGCGGCTTGGCTTCTTCGGCAACCGCTTCGGCCGAGATCTCGTGTACCAACTCTTGACCTACTGCGTCGATTTCGACGACCAATTTATCGATGCGCCCGAGGAAAAACAGGTAGGCCGCCAGCGACGGTATGGCGACCGTCAGCCCGCCGGCCGTCGAGAGCAGGGCTTCGCTGATGCCTCCCGCGAGCAACTCTTGCTTGCCCATGGCGTCGCTGGCTGCGATCTGATTGAACGAATGGATCATGCCGAATACGGTTCCTTGGAGTCCCAGCAGTGGCGAGATCGTGGCGATGGCGTTGAGCACGCGCAGATAGCGGCGCAAGCCGTTGACCGCCCGTTCGCCCCCATCCATGAGCGCCTGCTCGATCTCTACCTCTGGTCGGCCCCACTTCCGCACGCCGTGTTCAAGGACTTTGGCCACAGGGCTGCCGTTCTCCTCGCATAGCACGATCGCCTGTTCGCGATCCAGCTCCCCCTCGTGCAAGCGATGCATAAACCGCTTGACGAACGGCCGAGGGATCACCCGTCCCGTGCGCAGGGCAATGGCGCGCTCGAACGTGAACACCAGCGCGATAAACGAGCAACAGAGGATGGGGATCATCAAGACGCCGCCGGCCTTGACGATCGAAAACAGGTTCTTTTCCGAGAAGCCGGCGCTCGGCGCATCGGTATGCGCGGCCGTCGCTGGGGGCTCGTTGGAAGTGTTCTGGCCACCGGACGACGATTGCGCGGAAGTCGGCCGCGAGAGGACGATCGGCAAAACGAATCCGGCCACGGCCACGAGCGCCGCCAGGCGTAGATACAGTTTAGGAGGAGAGGCACGCATGGATTGAGTCCTGGAATTATAGATCAGAGCAATCTGACGGATTGCTCGCGATCGTTCCGCTGCACAATGATGCCGAAGCGAGGGGGGCGTGTTCGTCGACCGTCTGACCAGTCGCCGTCCGACCGCCTGCGGCGCCAGCAACGCGGCCTGTCAGACGCTGGGCCATGCCAGTGCGATACGATCGCTGGCGATCGAATTCGGCACGACCTGTGCGGAACGTCTCGACGCGCCGTTGTGCTGCCAACGTAAAGTGCTGCCGCGAGTACGACGTGTCCGCGTGGTGGAAACAGGCACGGTCACTGCCGCGATCATCGCTATACGCAGTAAGACGTGCGCGACGCCGAAGCATCGCCAAGCCGTTGCGCAAGTGTCGATCGTGCGCCGCGGGCATTAGAAACCGGCTGTCAGCATCGTCGGTGCGAGTCGCCGCGGTCAGCCCTACGGCTCGCGCCTGCGCGCACCATGCCGCTATGACCAGTTGTGCTTGCATGGCAACCTTCTCTCATGAACCAGGTGCCTCGCCCGCGGCGTTAACACGATTTCAACTTGCTTACTAAGGCGGAGACTTCGCACGCTCGTTCGGCCGTGCGTTTAGGGAATGCCTAGTCCCTCGTCGTCTACGTTGCCGACCATGTGCAAGTGGTTGTGATCGATGTACACGACTTCGCGTGCATCCTGATCGACGTTGGTATACGGCACAGGCCAACCGTTGCGTGTCGTATCGCTGTAATAGACTGTGCATTTGTACTGGGCGTGGTGATGCCGCGCCGGGCCAATCAAGGGATATACACGGGGCGGATCGGTGTAGTCCGCGATCGGCTCGATGGTCATGCGGACATTGTTGCGCTGCTTTTCATACAAAAGCGGCACGTTGCCCGAGACCGGATGGATTTTCTCCAAGGCCCGCATTACTTCGTCGGGACTGGGAGGATCGAGCGAGATCGGGTCGTCGGCGCCGGTAATCGGTCCCAAGATGGGCACACGCTCGTAACGCTCGTGGACCCAGAACTTGTCTTCCTGCCGCTTCTGCGTGTAGGGACTGATCGGTGCCGGCCACGGGAACATCCACAGCGGCCCATATGTCGTGGACAATGGCCACGCGCAGCCGACGGCGCTGCACACCGGCAATGCCATGACGAGGATTAAGAGTTGCTTCACGCGTCGAATAGCCATGGACAGTCCCCCTCGAATAACGGCGAGCCGACATCCCCATGCCGGTCGTTGAACATCTCATTCAGCAGGCCGCGAGCGAGCTGGCGCTATTGAATCGCGCAGGAAACTCGCTGGCTGTGGTTCTTATCGTGTGAAACTGTATCGAACTTGCGGGTTTTTCCGGTTGTATCAAGGAATTCGACACGGCGATCGGCATGTGAGACCGAAGCCAGGCATTGCATCTCGGCTGGTCATGTTCTGGGGCACAGTTGAGGTCGACGATCTGACCGATGACCTGCCGCAGACGTGAAGTGGTGAACAGCAATCCACAACAAAAAAGGCCCCAGTGCAAATGCACTGGGGCCGGAATTAGCGCGTCGTTATCGCGTGTGACAACTACTGCTTGAAGTTCAGCATCCACCACCCGTCGTCCCATTCGAGCATCACCTTGCGCCAGCCGAGCGGCACTTGCGGATACGGATAGAACGGGCCGATGTACGGCCAGGCCGTGGGCGAGTATTGCCGAGGGTACGCCACCGCGGCATAGTTCGGCGCGGCCGCATAACTGGGCCAGGCGTAGTTCGGCATGTGCGGCTGGTCATAGCGAGCTGGTGCTACGCCTCCGCCGACGGCAGGCACTGACATCGGCATAGGACCGCCGCCCCCACCGCCGCCCCCATATGGTCCGCCGCCCATGCCTCCCATCGCACCTGGTGGGCATTGCCCCATCATGGCACCGCCCGCTGCACCGGCCATCGCCAAGGGAGCCATGGCCATACGCATGGGCCCTGGCATTTGCCCCTGCATGGGTCCTTGCATTGGCCCTTGCATGGGTGGACCCTGCATTTGCGGAGCGGCCATTGCTTGGGCGTTGTCGCTTGGCGTGAACGACTGCGGCGCGTTCTGCGAAACCTGTTGGATCGAATACGCGTTAGACGTTGCGCCGGACGGGCGTTTGGCCATGGCGTTAGGCTGTTTGGGTCGACGTTTGGTTGCCACTGCCTTGGTGTTGCCTGTCGCTTTGGCGCTGGCAGTGGATTGGGCCGGCAGCGACGGGTCCGGGAAGATCGTCTTGCGGACCGTGGTCATTCCATCTTCCACAGCGTGCTGCGCGTCCTCGGCGATTTGGGCCGCCGCGACTTCAGCGTTGGAGGCTCTCGCCTTGGCCGCCTTGCTGCCGCCCTGTTTGATTTCGAGGTGATTAACCACCTTCGAAACGCCAGGCAACGCCGAGGTCATTTGGATTGCCTCGGCCATTTGCTCTTTGCTGGTGACGCGTCCTTCGAGAGACACGACGTCGCCCTTGGTCGTCACGCCAATGTTGTAATCCGACAGGCGGCCGCTGTCGCGCAGGACAGTTGCCACGGCCTGGGAAAACTCCTTGTTGTCGGCCGACGCGATGGCTGGCCAGACACTGGCGACCGCACAGGTCGCCAGCCCTAAGAAAAAGCGTCGCATGCTCCGTCCCTCCCTTTTCGATCGGCCGCGTGTAAGGATGCTTGGCGAAGGCCGCTCGGGCATTCCTTCGCATCAATGGCGGATACGTTGTGCGCGTTGTGTTCCTGCACCGACGGGCGCTAGAGTTCCCGGGCCGGATCCGCAAGCGCGAAGCCGCTGTGCATTCGCACGGAGCAATCGAGATCAGTACACGAAAGGCACTGCCAGAGGGCGGGCAGATCTCGCCACATGGCGGACAGCCCGGAAGCTTTTGTCGAACCCCCTGCGCAACCTCCTGCACGATCGAATTGCCTGAGAATAGATTTCGACCTGAAGCTGTGCCGAAGGGAGCCTTTTTTTCGATTTTGCCGCTTTTGGCGGTTTTCCGGTCGCGCCCAGATTCCGCGAAGTGCAAGTTGCGGCACGCCGAACGGCGCGGGAATGCTGCTATCACGGCGCAGCGGCGGAAAATCGAACCGGTTCAGATGCGAAAGCGCACCCCGGGCGGCCAAGGCGCGCGCACCCGCAGAATTTGGATAGAAGCCGTCGAGCGCAGACTACGATGCTAGCGTGCCATCGCCTTGCGACCGTAGTCGAAATCCCAAACGGCGGCCAGCACCATCACCGCCAGCGTTGTGCCGCAAACGACAGATCCCGAGGGGCTCGTCAACGCTGCGGCCAGGGTCGTGGCGCCCACGAGCGCCATCAGCAGCAGAAAGACCCACTGCGAAGCAGGTTGGCGGTGCGAGCCTTGATGAACGCGTGCCAGCCAGGCACTGGCGAGGCCCAGGATTTGTATCGCGGCCAACCACCACAAAGGAAGAAACGGGCGTACTTCGTGTAGCATCGCGGCTCCACATCCATGCGGAAAAGCGAAAGCCAAGGTCGTGCCGCTCAGCGGGTCTGACACGACTTGGAAAAACGACCGCGGCCGGCACGCGGGCATGCCTGTATCGCGGGGCCGGCATCCTGCGCAGCCTCATGCGGCCCGCAGTAGCGAGTGGCGTGCCGCGGCGCAGTTTTTTTTCGCCTGTTGGACGCAAGCATTGGGCGAACTGCAATCGTCCCGCGTGTTTGCGCAAAAAAAACCTCGACGCAGAGTTTCGTCTCTGCGTCGAGGCGTGTGGCATGCTAGCAGGTCTGGCGCAATGCCGAACTTGCAGATTTTACAATCTACGTAGCGATTACTTCTTGGCGCGATTGGCCGTCGCGGGACGCAGCAGATTGCCTACTTCACGTTCGAGCTCTGTGATGTGGACGCTGCGATTCACGACCTTGCCGTCCTTGCCCAAGAGGATCATCGTCGGCAGGGTCAGGATTCCCATTTCGTTAGCCAAGCGGCTGTCGAGTCCGCCTGGCTCGAACAATTGCGGCCAGAGGAGCTTGTGGTTCGCCAGGTACTCCTTGAGATCTTCCGGTTTGTTGTCGAGGCTGACGCCAATGATGATCAGTCCATCCTTGGCGAACTCGGCCTGTACTTCCTTGAGTTGGGCCAGGTCGACGACGGCCGGCTCGCACCACGTGGCCCAATACTGGATCAGCACGGCCTTGTCCTTGAACTGGGCCACGTCGATCTTGGGATTCTTGAGGTTGATGGCCGGGTTGACGTTGTTCCCCTGGACACGAATCACCTTGCCGACGCTATCCAAGCGAACGACGGCGCCCGCAGCTTTTTTGGCCGTGCCCGAATCGGGGAAGTTCGATCGGATTTCGCCGTACCACTTCTTGGCTTCGTCATCCTGGCCGGCGAACTCTTGGGCCATGGCCAACTGCAACATAGCCTCGGGCGTGTCAGCGGCCTTGGGGTGATCTTTGACGAACTTTTCGAGGTTTGCCAGCCAGGCCGCCTGCACCTTGCTGAAGTCTGCATTTGGTGCCGAAAGATCGCGACCATATTGCGCCGACAGGTAACGGAACTCGACGTAGGATGCCAGCTCTTCGCCGGCTGGATCCTTGGCCAGTTTGGCGTGCAATTCCGCCAATCGTTCGACGCCGGCGGGCCAATTACCCGACTGCACTGTGGCGCTCATGAAGTCAGCAGCCTGCCGGATCCACTGCGACCGATCCTCGGGCGATGTGACAATGCTGGCAATCTCTTGCAGGATGCGTGCCTTCTGGCCGGCGATTTCGCCCTGTTCCGCGGGATTAGCCGCCTCGTCCGCCAGCTTATCGAGGCGTTCTAGCTCTTGAAGAAGTTTCGGCGGCGGGCCGCCGGCCGAGGCGCTATCGCCATTCTCGTCGCGTTCGCCGGTACGGGGTGCCGAGAACATGCCGTTATTGGCCAGTTCGGCGTTCCCTTCTCCTTCGATTTGCGGCGGAGCGATCAGTCGCCAGGTATCGCCCACGCGCACCAGGGTGCCCAATTGCAGTTGAATGTGCTTGCCGCCACTCTCGGCGACGACCACGGCGTTCTCGTAGACCATCAGATCCTTGGTCGATCCATCGGTGCCGGCCGGAACCATGCCCGGCCGCGAGCCGCCGAATTGCATCCAGCGGCAATCGCCCGCGAGTGCCTTTTGGCTGGCAGTCAGTTTGCGGAAGTCTTCGGGCGCGGCCGTGAGCTTGGCCTTCAACTCGTCGCTCTTGGCGTCGCTCAGGCCGAGGGCCTTCAGCTCGTCGGCCGCGAGCAGCAAGCGGCTAAAGCGCGCGGCGTCTTTTTCGGCCAAGGCACGTACCAATTCGTCGCTGGCCTCTTCGGCAGAGATCTCTTTCCAGCGGTCGATCTTGCCGTCTTCGTTCGTATCGATGCCCCAGCGTACGCCGGCCGTGTTGAACCAGCGGCATTGATCGGGCTTGCCGTTGAAATCGGCATCGATGTCGCGATAGACCTCGAGACCGTCGACGTAATAGCTCCACTGGTCGACGACGTTGTCGGCGTTCGTATCGACAAAGCGCCGCAGCATCTGGCCCGCCTTATCGCGAATCACCCAGCCGGTTTGATTATTGAACTTCTCGGCTTTGATCGTGCATTTTTCGATGTCTTCCTTGTCGGGCAAGGAGTAGTCGACGTTCTTTTGAGTCGGCGTCAGCTTGAGGGCGTCGGCGACCGTCGGACCGGCCTGGGCCGTTTCGCTGGCAAGCGCCGCCAGCATTAAGGTCGCGACTCCACTCGAACGGCGAATGTAGACGGCGATAGACATCGTGCGATTTCCTTTTCTGACCAAATAGCATCCCAAGCGCAGCGCAAACCTATGTGGGTTGATCTTCGGCCGGTCCGATCGGGTAACATGATTGAATCGTAGCGATTTTCCGGGTCTGAGACCGGTCCCCCACCTGCGGCCGGTACGCTGTCGGGCGAGCGGTAATTCGCGGGCGGATTTGCACAAGAAGAGCGAATCACGCCGGCTGGGATGAGGGCGTAGACCAGCGGTTTGACAGCGTTAGCCCGGGACATAGAATAGCCGGTTCGCGGTAAATTCCCGGCGAGACGCCCGAGGCGCCTCCGCTGGCATCGGACGCTCGCAGCGCCGAACGCCATTGGGGCAACCGTGCGGGCGCATAGCTCAGTTGGTTAGAGCGCGGCCCTGATAAGGCCGAGGTCCCAAGTTCGAGTCTTGGTGCGCCCATTTTGTCTCATACCCGGGCGGCTGGGGAAACCCGTTCGGGCCGCCCGCACGTGGTGGCAAAGCTGGTAGCGGTGCTACGACAACGCGACCGCCGCGCTATTGTCACTACTGCGTTACGATGAGAGCCTTTGCAGACACGGGCAGGAACGGAAGATTGTTTTTTGGGGACGTAGCTCAATTGGGAGAGCACCGGCTTTGCAAGCCGGGGGT from Pirellulales bacterium harbors:
- a CDS encoding MotA/TolQ/ExbB proton channel family protein; its protein translation is MRASPPKLYLRLAALVAVAGFVLPIVLSRPTSAQSSSGGQNTSNEPPATAAHTDAPSAGFSEKNLFSIVKAGGVLMIPILCCSFIALVFTFERAIALRTGRVIPRPFVKRFMHRLHEGELDREQAIVLCEENGSPVAKVLEHGVRKWGRPEVEIEQALMDGGERAVNGLRRYLRVLNAIATISPLLGLQGTVFGMIHSFNQIAASDAMGKQELLAGGISEALLSTAGGLTVAIPSLAAYLFFLGRIDKLVVEIDAVGQELVHEISAEAVAEEAKPRAPRLRREAA
- a CDS encoding BON domain-containing protein, with the protein product MRRFFLGLATCAVASVWPAIASADNKEFSQAVATVLRDSGRLSDYNIGVTTKGDVVSLEGRVTSKEQMAEAIQMTSALPGVSKVVNHLEIKQGGSKAAKARASNAEVAAAQIAEDAQHAVEDGMTTVRKTIFPDPSLPAQSTASAKATGNTKAVATKRRPKQPNAMAKRPSGATSNAYSIQQVSQNAPQSFTPSDNAQAMAAPQMQGPPMQGPMQGPMQGQMPGPMRMAMAPLAMAGAAGGAMMGQCPPGAMGGMGGGPYGGGGGGGGPMPMSVPAVGGGVAPARYDQPHMPNYAWPSYAAAPNYAAVAYPRQYSPTAWPYIGPFYPYPQVPLGWRKVMLEWDDGWWMLNFKQ
- a CDS encoding biopolymer transporter ExbD, which codes for MPLKTQVEEMPNLNLTSMIDVVFLLIIFFMVGTRFAEIERKIALEVPKVSDHGALASAPERCVVNVYRDGDITIDGKAVSLAELTSQLTHAHSQYADTGVLVRGDGSGQFQRIAEVLNACKQAGIAELAISVKADEKRK
- a CDS encoding thioredoxin-like domain-containing protein, which translates into the protein MSIAVYIRRSSGVATLMLAALASETAQAGPTVADALKLTPTQKNVDYSLPDKEDIEKCTIKAEKFNNQTGWVIRDKAGQMLRRFVDTNADNVVDQWSYYVDGLEVYRDIDADFNGKPDQCRWFNTAGVRWGIDTNEDGKIDRWKEISAEEASDELVRALAEKDAARFSRLLLAADELKALGLSDAKSDELKAKLTAAPEDFRKLTASQKALAGDCRWMQFGGSRPGMVPAGTDGSTKDLMVYENAVVVAESGGKHIQLQLGTLVRVGDTWRLIAPPQIEGEGNAELANNGMFSAPRTGERDENGDSASAGGPPPKLLQELERLDKLADEAANPAEQGEIAGQKARILQEIASIVTSPEDRSQWIRQAADFMSATVQSGNWPAGVERLAELHAKLAKDPAGEELASYVEFRYLSAQYGRDLSAPNADFSKVQAAWLANLEKFVKDHPKAADTPEAMLQLAMAQEFAGQDDEAKKWYGEIRSNFPDSGTAKKAAGAVVRLDSVGKVIRVQGNNVNPAINLKNPKIDVAQFKDKAVLIQYWATWCEPAVVDLAQLKEVQAEFAKDGLIIIGVSLDNKPEDLKEYLANHKLLWPQLFEPGGLDSRLANEMGILTLPTMILLGKDGKVVNRSVHITELEREVGNLLRPATANRAKK